One genomic segment of Sanyastnella coralliicola includes these proteins:
- a CDS encoding DUF58 domain-containing protein — METTELLKKVRAIELRTRGLSKQIFSGEYHSAFKGRGMAFSENREYQHGDEIRTIDWNVTARMGHPYVKVFEEERELTAMILVDVSSSGNFGTRTQLKKTLITELTAVLAFSAIQNNDKIGVILFSDRIEKFIPPKKGRSHILRIIRELLDFEPEGTKTDIAFALDYMNRVIKKRSICFVLSDFIDDNFEQSLKIASRKHDLVALKIEDPGEEELPKAGWLLFRDSENGEMTWVNSNLKRNRLRLKHAFLERNKRIKEQFTRAGVDNITIRTNRPYVRSLMNLFKQRTR; from the coding sequence ATGGAAACGACCGAACTTTTAAAGAAGGTCAGAGCCATTGAACTGAGAACCCGAGGATTGTCGAAACAGATCTTCTCTGGTGAATACCACTCAGCCTTTAAAGGACGTGGGATGGCCTTCAGTGAGAATCGTGAGTACCAGCATGGGGATGAAATCCGAACCATCGACTGGAACGTAACGGCCCGAATGGGACACCCCTACGTGAAAGTTTTCGAAGAAGAACGTGAGCTTACCGCCATGATCTTGGTTGATGTTTCTTCGTCAGGGAATTTCGGAACACGCACACAGCTTAAGAAAACACTGATTACCGAACTCACGGCTGTGTTGGCGTTTAGTGCGATTCAGAACAACGATAAGATTGGAGTCATACTCTTCTCTGATCGCATAGAAAAGTTCATTCCTCCGAAAAAAGGAAGAAGTCACATCCTGCGTATCATTCGGGAATTACTTGACTTCGAGCCCGAAGGAACGAAAACAGATATTGCCTTTGCCCTTGATTACATGAACCGTGTGATCAAGAAGCGATCGATCTGTTTCGTGCTCTCTGACTTCATCGACGACAACTTTGAGCAGAGCTTGAAGATCGCTTCCCGAAAGCACGATTTGGTTGCTCTGAAAATCGAAGACCCAGGAGAAGAAGAACTACCGAAAGCAGGTTGGTTGCTATTCCGCGATAGCGAGAATGGTGAAATGACCTGGGTGAATAGTAATCTCAAAAGAAATAGACTTCGATTGAAGCATGCCTTTCTTGAACGAAATAAGCGTATCAAGGAACAATTCACCCGCGCGGGCGTCGATAATATTACCATTCGCACGAACAGACCATACGTGCGTTCACTTATGAACCTTTTCAAACAGCGCACACGATGA
- a CDS encoding VWA domain-containing protein: MRKSNTYKMPLMVLLFVAIEVLFWSGMIGLYYLVSQFDPSLVLHNRPWLWTLLLLPMSMIIFLINLAWKNRALRRLADGHLLSNMAPRMSPARTIFKFIIWRLALGMIVIALLDPKVGSKIEEVETQGIDLMVAIDVSNSMLAEDLKPNRLKLAKRAVQQVINDMGSNRLGIVIFAGDAYVQLPLTSDTKAAKIFLDAIETNSVPTQGTAIGAALDLCMSSFDQDSEAGKAILLITDGENHEDDAIASAELAASRGIQICAIGAGLPGGAPIPEFDRNGRRSGFKTDANGKTVVTQLNEQMLVELVKIGDGTFVRANEQIVDVRPILDAFKELELGDLGTANFVDYEHRFRLFAIAALLLLVTETLLSERAWKRKFTVS; this comes from the coding sequence ATGAGAAAGTCGAACACATATAAGATGCCGCTGATGGTGTTGCTCTTTGTGGCGATCGAAGTCCTCTTTTGGTCGGGCATGATTGGCCTTTATTACCTCGTCAGTCAGTTCGATCCAAGTTTGGTTCTACACAACCGACCTTGGCTTTGGACCTTGCTGCTTTTGCCGATGAGCATGATCATTTTCCTGATCAACCTGGCTTGGAAGAACCGCGCATTGCGGCGTTTGGCAGACGGTCATCTTTTGAGCAATATGGCGCCGCGAATGTCGCCTGCCCGTACCATTTTCAAGTTCATCATATGGCGACTTGCACTGGGTATGATTGTCATCGCCTTGTTGGATCCGAAGGTGGGAAGTAAAATTGAAGAGGTTGAAACGCAAGGGATTGACTTGATGGTAGCCATTGATGTCTCGAACAGCATGCTAGCTGAAGACCTCAAGCCCAATCGTTTGAAGCTGGCGAAGCGCGCCGTGCAGCAAGTGATCAATGACATGGGCAGTAACCGACTTGGTATCGTCATTTTTGCTGGAGACGCCTACGTTCAACTTCCACTTACCAGCGATACGAAGGCGGCAAAAATCTTCTTAGATGCCATTGAAACGAATAGCGTTCCTACTCAGGGTACGGCTATTGGTGCGGCTCTAGACCTATGTATGAGCAGCTTTGATCAAGATAGTGAAGCCGGAAAGGCTATTCTGTTAATCACTGATGGTGAGAATCATGAAGATGATGCTATCGCTAGCGCGGAATTGGCAGCAAGTCGAGGGATTCAAATCTGTGCCATTGGGGCTGGGCTTCCTGGAGGGGCGCCTATTCCTGAGTTCGATCGAAATGGTCGTCGTAGCGGGTTCAAGACAGACGCTAATGGAAAGACCGTGGTGACACAGCTAAACGAGCAGATGTTGGTTGAGCTGGTGAAAATCGGTGATGGTACGTTTGTTAGGGCTAATGAACAGATCGTTGATGTTCGTCCTATTCTCGACGCATTCAAAGAACTCGAACTCGGAGATTTAGGCACGGCTAACTTCGTTGATTACGAGCACCGCTTTAGACTATTTGCCATTGCAGCCTTACTCTTGTTGGTTACAGAAACCCTCTTGAGTGAACGCGCATGGAAACGTAAATTCACTGTATCATGA
- a CDS encoding vWA domain-containing protein, with the protein MINVIVGGIVFFFHDRYELAYPNALWLYLLIPALSGIYFFRQFYRRESVNTSYLPEDWKKILPQLNRHLLFAIRLMTISFLIYVIARPQSSDSFEDLTREGINIVIAMDVSASMLSKDFEPNRLESAKEVAVNFVSERPDDRIGVVVYEGESITQVPLTSDHRVVTNGLAQLHTGQLTGGTAIGMGLATAVNRLKESEGKSKVVILLTDGVNNAGEIKPADAAQLASLYGIRVYTIGVGTIGKAKSPVGMSNGQYVYDWIEVEIDEETLKDIAEETGGKYFRATSKNKLNSIYQEIDQLEKTRFNVLQYNRKTEEFTPFLLIAIVLMLLEMALRVTVFRTPI; encoded by the coding sequence GTGATCAATGTGATCGTGGGAGGCATCGTGTTTTTCTTTCACGACAGATACGAGCTTGCCTACCCAAATGCGCTGTGGTTATACTTGTTGATTCCAGCACTCAGTGGTATCTATTTCTTTCGTCAATTCTACCGACGAGAAAGTGTCAACACGAGCTACTTACCAGAAGATTGGAAGAAGATTCTACCACAATTGAATCGACACCTCCTCTTCGCTATTCGTCTCATGACGATCAGTTTCTTGATCTATGTGATTGCAAGGCCTCAATCCAGCGATAGCTTTGAAGACCTCACTCGCGAGGGAATCAACATCGTCATTGCAATGGACGTATCTGCTTCGATGCTTTCGAAAGACTTTGAGCCGAACCGATTGGAAAGTGCCAAAGAAGTAGCAGTCAACTTTGTTTCTGAACGTCCTGATGACCGCATTGGTGTGGTTGTTTACGAAGGCGAAAGCATTACGCAGGTTCCGCTCACCAGTGACCACCGCGTTGTAACCAACGGACTTGCTCAATTGCACACTGGACAACTCACTGGTGGAACCGCGATTGGTATGGGATTGGCCACAGCAGTGAATCGACTAAAAGAAAGCGAAGGCAAGAGTAAAGTGGTGATCCTGTTGACCGATGGTGTCAATAATGCAGGTGAAATCAAACCAGCCGATGCGGCACAGCTTGCCTCTCTCTACGGCATCCGTGTATACACTATTGGTGTTGGAACGATTGGTAAAGCGAAGAGTCCTGTAGGCATGTCAAACGGACAGTACGTCTATGATTGGATTGAGGTAGAGATTGATGAAGAAACACTGAAAGACATCGCTGAGGAGACCGGGGGCAAGTACTTCCGAGCAACCAGTAAGAACAAGCTCAACTCTATTTACCAAGAGATTGATCAGTTAGAAAAGACGCGATTCAATGTGCTTCAATACAACCGAAAAACAGAAGAGTTTACTCCATTCTTATTGATCGCGATTGTATTGATGTTATTGGAAATGGCCTTACGCGTAACGGTATTCAGAACACCAATATGA
- a CDS encoding tetratricopeptide repeat protein, with the protein MRFILVIALLGFTVSVQAQSAKKQLNKGQQAYERGDFDAASELFNLSEGNVGQRAIGDFNRGDALYRQEKFDEAADAFRNAAESFDSEEAKAQAYHNLGNSLMRQQDLEGAVDAYKDALMANPNDNDTRHNLAMAMQQLEQQQQQQQQQQQQQQQQENDEGGEDGEKENERQGEKEDESEDQNQNGDSKSEEEKEEPGEGTRPDRISKEDAEKLLEALNQREKELQQNLKKKKDGKKKKIEKDW; encoded by the coding sequence ATGAGGTTCATCTTAGTCATAGCACTTCTTGGTTTCACTGTGAGCGTTCAAGCGCAATCAGCTAAGAAGCAACTGAACAAAGGACAACAGGCTTATGAGCGTGGGGATTTCGACGCTGCCAGTGAACTGTTCAACCTGTCAGAAGGCAACGTTGGACAACGCGCCATCGGCGATTTCAACCGTGGCGATGCCCTATATCGTCAAGAGAAATTCGATGAAGCCGCAGACGCCTTCCGCAACGCAGCAGAAAGCTTTGATTCCGAAGAAGCCAAAGCACAAGCTTATCACAACCTCGGAAACTCTTTAATGCGCCAACAAGATCTTGAAGGCGCCGTTGATGCGTACAAAGATGCCTTGATGGCCAACCCGAACGACAACGATACACGCCATAATCTGGCAATGGCGATGCAACAGCTAGAACAACAACAGCAACAGCAGCAGCAACAGCAGCAGCAACAACAGCAGCAAGAGAACGACGAAGGTGGTGAAGATGGCGAGAAGGAGAATGAGCGCCAGGGTGAGAAAGAGGATGAAAGCGAGGATCAGAACCAAAATGGAGACTCTAAAAGTGAAGAAGAGAAAGAAGAGCCAGGTGAAGGAACACGTCCTGATCGCATAAGCAAAGAAGATGCTGAGAAGCTGTTGGAGGCGTTGAACCAGCGAGAGAAAGAACTACAACAAAACTTGAAAAAGAAAAAAGATGGCAAAAAGAAGAAGATCGAGAAGGACTGGTAG